A region of uncultured Desulfobacter sp. DNA encodes the following proteins:
- a CDS encoding oligosaccharide flippase family protein: MKKRYFAKLFANCTGLLIGLVTQMLIPRGLGPKIYGDFEFLSNFFSQVVSFLEMGTSVAFYTKLSQRPKEFGLVAFYIRVVGLLAGLVFIFVGCCQISGAYIKLWPDQKLFYVYLAAIWGIFTFFVNVVSKMADAYGMTVSTEIAKIIQQVIGLVIILVLYGTNELNLISFFFYHYFIFLLIGLCFLFIFKKYGFPFFKNWKLSLGQLKGYVKEFYTYSHPLVFYSIAGLLVGIFDRWLLQCFSGSVQQGFFGLSYKIGAICFLFTSAMTPLITREFSIAFQQEAYSEMARLFRRFIPMLYSISSYFACFIALEADKVTVIFGGNEFCQAILPVTIMAFYPIHQTYGQLSGSVFLAAGRTRLYSNIGVFFLVIGIPVTWFLVGPVDKMGLNMGATGLALKMVIIQFLSTNTKLWFNARYLGLRFWLYMAHQGISMLTLLVLAYGAISLVRYGLRVDNSILLSFFLDGVLYSIMVVVALYFQPIIFGLEKNDIRMVYQYLKLSKIK; encoded by the coding sequence TTGAAAAAACGCTACTTTGCAAAACTTTTTGCAAATTGTACAGGTTTGCTTATTGGTCTTGTGACTCAAATGCTTATTCCTAGAGGGTTAGGTCCTAAGATATATGGGGATTTCGAGTTTCTTTCCAATTTTTTTTCTCAAGTTGTTTCTTTCCTGGAAATGGGTACATCCGTAGCTTTTTACACAAAGCTTTCTCAGCGTCCAAAAGAGTTTGGCCTTGTTGCCTTTTACATTCGAGTTGTCGGTTTGCTTGCTGGTTTAGTTTTCATTTTCGTTGGGTGCTGCCAAATATCGGGTGCATATATCAAACTCTGGCCTGACCAAAAGCTCTTTTATGTATATCTTGCCGCAATATGGGGGATTTTTACCTTCTTTGTTAATGTTGTAAGTAAAATGGCCGATGCGTACGGTATGACAGTATCAACGGAGATCGCTAAAATTATCCAACAGGTGATCGGTTTAGTGATTATTCTTGTTTTATATGGCACTAACGAATTAAATTTAATCTCTTTTTTTTTCTACCATTACTTTATTTTTTTGTTAATAGGGCTTTGCTTTTTATTTATTTTTAAAAAATATGGCTTTCCTTTTTTTAAAAACTGGAAACTTTCATTGGGCCAACTAAAAGGATATGTAAAAGAATTTTACACCTACAGTCATCCTTTGGTCTTTTATAGCATTGCCGGGTTGTTAGTTGGAATTTTTGATAGATGGTTACTTCAATGTTTCAGCGGAAGCGTGCAGCAGGGATTTTTTGGATTATCTTATAAAATTGGGGCAATTTGCTTTTTATTTACATCTGCTATGACTCCGCTGATAACAAGAGAATTTTCTATAGCTTTTCAGCAGGAAGCGTATTCTGAAATGGCAAGATTGTTTCGTCGTTTTATACCAATGCTGTATAGCATTTCATCTTATTTCGCCTGCTTTATCGCCCTAGAAGCAGACAAGGTTACGGTTATTTTTGGGGGGAATGAATTCTGCCAAGCAATTTTGCCAGTAACTATAATGGCATTTTATCCTATCCACCAAACATATGGACAGTTAAGCGGGTCGGTTTTTTTGGCTGCAGGAAGGACTCGGCTGTACAGCAATATAGGAGTTTTCTTTTTGGTGATCGGTATCCCTGTCACATGGTTTTTAGTAGGCCCAGTCGATAAAATGGGTTTAAATATGGGGGCAACCGGCCTTGCTCTCAAAATGGTGATCATTCAATTTCTTAGTACCAATACAAAGTTATGGTTTAATGCCCGTTACCTTGGACTTCGCTTTTGGCTCTATATGGCCCACCAAGGCATCAGTATGCTTACTTTATTAGTTTTGGCCTATGGTGCAATTTCTCTTGTCCGATACGGGCTAAGGGTGGATAATAGCATTTTATTAAGCTTCTTTTTAGACGGAGTCCTTTATTCAATTATGGTTGTTGTAGCGCTTTATTTTCAACCAATTATTTTTGGTCTAGAGAAAAATGATATTAGAATGGTTTATCAATATCTAAAATTAAGTAAGATAAAATAA
- a CDS encoding MBOAT family O-acyltransferase — translation MLFNSYIFIFIFFPAVLIVFQILSLWAPHRFVIGWLVGSSLFFYGWWNPNYLLLILTSVIFNFTLGGFLAKKRIKVYLIWGMIVNIGSLIYFKYYGFLISNVNFLSGLNITPPDIVLPLAISFFTFQQVAYLVDAYQGITRQYGFVYYCLFVTFFPQLIAGPIVQYNKMLPQFIDYKVVRLKVRNLSVGISVFMVGLFKKTVFADHLAFYANPVFTAADKGISLSFFDSWVGAVAYTLQLYFDFSGYSDMAIGLSQAFGITLPINFYSPYKASSIIEFWRRWHITLSDFLKDRIYIPLGGNRRGLVMQHVNILITMLIGGIWHGSGWTFLLWGGVHGLFLSINHLWRYIFVARFGNIVAGSRLYYRGSQWITFTLVIVAWVLFRAQTITGIKSMYAGMLGLNGISLPVGAESCLSFIKGINPGLGISFSGMFRFICTPHEAMVLIFIALIVVWFCPNSIELFKTHPLALDQDQFLSSQEFCIQRIAWQPTVIYSLVLSFVAAVAIMFIQQESDFLYFQF, via the coding sequence ATGCTCTTTAACTCCTATATTTTTATTTTTATCTTTTTTCCTGCAGTACTTATTGTCTTTCAGATATTAAGCTTATGGGCACCCCATAGATTTGTAATTGGTTGGTTAGTTGGGAGTTCATTATTTTTTTATGGCTGGTGGAATCCAAACTATCTTTTATTGATTTTGACATCGGTCATCTTTAACTTTACCCTTGGTGGTTTTTTGGCTAAAAAGAGGATAAAAGTATATCTGATTTGGGGAATGATTGTCAATATAGGGAGCCTAATTTATTTTAAATATTACGGTTTTTTGATAAGTAATGTCAACTTTTTGTCTGGTTTAAACATCACGCCACCAGATATTGTTCTCCCATTGGCCATCTCATTTTTTACGTTTCAGCAAGTTGCCTATTTGGTTGATGCATATCAAGGAATTACAAGGCAATATGGGTTTGTTTATTATTGTTTGTTTGTTACTTTTTTCCCTCAATTAATTGCAGGGCCTATTGTTCAATACAACAAAATGTTACCGCAATTTATTGATTATAAAGTCGTAAGGTTGAAAGTACGGAATCTATCTGTAGGTATTTCGGTTTTTATGGTAGGTCTTTTTAAGAAAACTGTTTTTGCCGACCATCTTGCATTCTATGCAAATCCTGTTTTCACAGCCGCAGATAAAGGGATTTCTTTAAGTTTTTTTGACTCTTGGGTTGGGGCGGTTGCCTATACACTCCAACTGTATTTCGACTTTTCAGGCTACTCTGATATGGCAATAGGTTTATCTCAGGCATTTGGTATTACATTACCGATTAACTTCTATTCTCCGTATAAGGCCAGTAGTATTATTGAATTCTGGCGCCGATGGCATATCACTTTGTCTGATTTTCTGAAGGATCGAATTTACATCCCTTTGGGGGGAAATCGGAGAGGCCTTGTCATGCAACATGTTAACATCCTAATCACCATGTTAATAGGTGGAATTTGGCATGGCTCTGGATGGACTTTTTTGCTTTGGGGTGGAGTTCATGGGCTGTTTTTATCCATTAATCATTTGTGGAGATATATTTTTGTTGCACGCTTTGGAAATATAGTAGCCGGTAGTCGTTTATATTATAGAGGGAGTCAGTGGATCACATTTACTTTAGTGATTGTTGCTTGGGTTCTTTTTAGAGCTCAAACCATAACTGGAATTAAAAGCATGTATGCTGGTATGCTTGGGCTTAATGGGATTTCTTTGCCGGTCGGCGCTGAAAGCTGTCTATCCTTTATAAAAGGGATCAATCCTGGCCTTGGAATATCTTTTTCCGGTATGTTTCGTTTTATCTGTACTCCACATGAGGCCATGGTGCTTATTTTTATAGCACTTATTGTCGTATGGTTCTGTCCAAATTCGATAGAGCTATTTAAGACGCATCCCTTAGCCCTGGACCAGGATCAATTTTTGTCTTCACAGGAATTTTGTATTCAAAGAATCGCCTGGCAACCAACAGTGATATACTCTTTAGTGCTTTCTTTTGTAGCGGCTGTTGCAATAATGTTTATTCAACAAGAAAGCGATTTCCTATATTTTCAATTCTAA
- a CDS encoding cyclase family protein translates to MNILSYPLSERTPMYGGGPSAIIRQEKSISKGDSCNTLQISMSNHTGTHIDLPVHFNILGKTLTDYPPNFWFVEKVGCVFINMHPENRAGRLINPMDFQKSENNDISSDCEAILLKTGCCTERCSEMYWQNPPGIDPELPDYLRKKFPKLRFLGMDLISVSSFAAREAGRLAHKAFLCHPNPILPIEDMDLSCLPKTISNMLIAPLYIKDADGTPCTVFANIGV, encoded by the coding sequence ATGAATATTTTATCATATCCTCTGAGTGAACGAACGCCTATGTATGGAGGTGGACCGTCGGCTATTATCAGACAGGAGAAAAGTATAAGCAAAGGAGACAGTTGTAATACTCTTCAAATATCAATGTCTAATCATACAGGTACTCATATAGACTTGCCTGTTCATTTTAATATCTTAGGGAAAACCCTTACGGATTATCCCCCGAATTTTTGGTTTGTTGAAAAGGTTGGATGTGTTTTTATAAATATGCATCCAGAAAATAGGGCTGGTAGGCTTATCAATCCCATGGATTTCCAGAAGTCAGAAAATAATGATATAAGTTCTGATTGTGAGGCAATCCTTTTAAAAACAGGTTGTTGTACAGAGAGATGCTCTGAAATGTACTGGCAAAATCCTCCGGGTATAGATCCGGAGCTTCCCGACTATTTAAGAAAAAAATTTCCTAAATTGCGTTTTTTGGGCATGGATCTCATATCTGTATCAAGCTTTGCTGCTCGAGAGGCTGGCAGGCTTGCCCATAAAGCTTTTCTTTGTCATCCCAATCCCATACTTCCCATTGAAGATATGGATTTGTCCTGTTTGCCTAAGACCATTTCAAACATGCTGATTGCCCCTCTGTATATTAAAGATGCAGATGGCACGCCATGTACCGTTTTTGCTAACATTGGAGTTTGA
- a CDS encoding phosphoglycerate dehydrogenase yields the protein MPKIFVSTSPFGEIDPEPLRLLEKTGWEFQINSLERKLTAEEVGEMAADCEGLIAGTEDINIVLEKAKKLKIISRVGIGLDSVPLKKCQDIGIVVTYTPDAVTMAVAELTVGIMISLTRHVCYADRQIRQRFWKRRQGKRIGKSVIGIIGFGRVGTSTVKLLASFQPDEILVNDIIDKTQDIAIFKKQGLNIRFAGKEEIYRRADVVSLHVPLTSATYNMINRTTLSQCKPDAYLMNLSRGGIVNETDLLYALENNLLAGAAIDCFEEEPYHGPLSSLDNVILTQHMGSCSYDCRAAMEIEATKDMIRFFKGEPLLNPVTPSDELM from the coding sequence GTGCCTAAAATATTTGTATCCACATCACCTTTTGGTGAAATTGATCCGGAACCGCTCAGACTATTGGAAAAGACTGGGTGGGAGTTCCAAATAAATTCTCTGGAAAGAAAACTGACAGCTGAAGAGGTGGGGGAGATGGCTGCGGACTGCGAGGGACTTATTGCAGGAACAGAGGATATTAATATTGTACTGGAAAAAGCGAAAAAATTAAAAATTATTTCTAGAGTGGGAATCGGCCTTGATTCTGTTCCATTAAAAAAATGTCAGGATATAGGCATTGTTGTAACTTATACCCCTGATGCGGTAACTATGGCTGTCGCTGAGTTGACTGTAGGGATTATGATCAGTCTTACCAGGCACGTCTGCTACGCTGACCGCCAGATCAGGCAAAGATTTTGGAAAAGACGACAGGGAAAAAGAATTGGCAAGTCAGTCATAGGAATTATAGGTTTTGGAAGGGTTGGAACAAGTACCGTGAAACTGTTAGCTTCTTTTCAGCCAGACGAGATCCTGGTAAACGATATTATCGATAAGACGCAAGATATCGCGATATTCAAAAAACAGGGGTTGAACATCAGGTTTGCCGGAAAGGAAGAAATATATAGAAGGGCGGATGTTGTTTCTCTTCATGTGCCCTTGACAAGTGCCACGTATAACATGATTAACCGGACAACCTTATCTCAATGTAAACCGGACGCCTATCTAATGAATCTTTCAAGGGGTGGCATTGTGAATGAAACAGATCTGTTATATGCGCTTGAAAATAATCTTCTTGCTGGAGCCGCCATAGATTGTTTTGAGGAAGAACCCTATCATGGGCCTTTGTCCAGTCTTGACAACGTTATTTTGACGCAGCACATGGGATCGTGCTCATATGATTGTCGTGCTGCCATGGAAATTGAAGCCACTAAGGATATGATCCGTTTTTTTAAAGGAGAACCTCTTCTGAATCCAGTGACGCCAAGCGATGAATTAATGTGA
- a CDS encoding NAD-dependent epimerase/dehydratase family protein: MKVFITGIAGFIGSALAAKLISEGHEVAGIDNLFTGIGSNVPDKAQWVVGDIINEKDFEHLSSGYDVVVHTAAQTSGEKSFELPLYDLDTNIKGSYNTFEFAKSSGARLLINFSSMSVYGHVTTPQAVDEKYPPNPASLYGNSKLAAEKMLTLLSNRDGLPVISFRLFNAYGPGQNFEELKQGMISIYLAQLLQNQFDKVLVKGSLDRVRDFVFLDDIIDILMTAIIHDTPSSGVFNLSTGTTTSVRELLRHLVDISGINKKIVSKGSTPGDIQGFAGDNSLITKSFCWRPQTDIRAGLEKMINFYLGKDLNE; this comes from the coding sequence ATGAAAGTATTTATTACCGGAATAGCTGGTTTTATCGGAAGCGCTTTGGCTGCAAAACTGATTTCCGAAGGGCATGAGGTTGCAGGAATTGATAATTTGTTTACAGGCATTGGCTCAAATGTCCCGGATAAGGCCCAGTGGGTTGTCGGAGATATTATTAATGAAAAAGATTTTGAACATTTGAGTAGTGGTTATGATGTGGTTGTGCACACTGCAGCTCAAACATCAGGTGAAAAGTCATTTGAACTGCCTTTATATGATTTAGATACGAATATAAAAGGTTCTTATAATACCTTTGAGTTTGCGAAATCTTCGGGTGCAAGGCTGCTGATAAATTTTAGCTCCATGTCCGTTTATGGGCACGTTACAACGCCACAGGCCGTAGATGAAAAATATCCGCCAAATCCGGCCTCTCTTTACGGGAATTCAAAATTGGCAGCAGAAAAGATGCTGACATTACTATCAAATAGAGATGGTTTGCCAGTGATCAGTTTTCGGCTGTTCAATGCTTATGGCCCGGGGCAGAATTTTGAGGAACTTAAGCAGGGGATGATTAGTATTTACTTGGCCCAGCTTTTACAAAATCAATTTGATAAGGTCTTAGTTAAAGGCTCTTTGGATAGGGTACGGGACTTTGTTTTTCTTGACGATATTATTGATATCTTAATGACGGCTATTATTCATGATACACCTTCGTCAGGTGTATTCAATTTATCTACCGGTACGACCACATCTGTCAGGGAGTTGCTTCGCCATCTTGTTGATATTTCAGGCATAAACAAAAAGATTGTGTCAAAAGGTTCTACACCCGGGGATATACAGGGCTTTGCAGGTGATAATAGTTTAATTACAAAGTCATTTTGCTGGCGTCCTCAAACTGATATAAGAGCTGGATTGGAAAAGATGATTAATTTTTATTTGGGGAAGGACCTGAATGAATAA
- a CDS encoding Gfo/Idh/MocA family oxidoreductase, which translates to MNNTLKVAIVGCGRVSRTAHYDAIKKYPELFDFKAVCDVKKDRADYWAKENSVKAYYCIEDLLKNEELDLVTIATPNGTHARLGIIAAKSKANVMVEKPMAMNVNDADELMDTCIGQNVGLFVIMQNRYNETNKILKSCIDKGRFGRITSANVTLSWCRSMQYFDEGDGWRKRRDLAGGVFTNQAVHYLDMLQWLVGAPPESVYAKMGTIYAVDVEDHGAGIVKFKNGVIGSIVLTNHAYPDDYEGSVTIIGESGMVKIGGKSMNKVEKWDFKDKDIEDELIKQAESSPPTVYGFGHTEMYERVGNYLLTGEKDNSLIDGYEGRRAVALMDSLYLSDKLCKEVKFPIGKR; encoded by the coding sequence ATGAATAATACCTTGAAAGTTGCGATAGTCGGTTGTGGTCGTGTTTCTCGTACAGCTCATTATGACGCAATAAAAAAATATCCAGAATTGTTTGATTTTAAAGCGGTTTGCGACGTAAAAAAAGATCGGGCTGACTATTGGGCCAAAGAGAATTCGGTAAAAGCGTATTATTGCATTGAAGATCTTTTAAAAAATGAAGAGCTTGATCTTGTGACCATTGCAACACCCAATGGGACCCATGCCCGACTCGGAATCATAGCTGCCAAGTCAAAAGCCAATGTTATGGTCGAAAAACCAATGGCTATGAATGTTAATGATGCCGATGAACTGATGGATACCTGCATCGGTCAGAATGTAGGGCTTTTTGTTATTATGCAGAACCGGTATAACGAAACAAATAAAATTCTGAAATCCTGTATTGACAAAGGACGGTTTGGACGAATTACCAGTGCCAATGTCACACTTAGCTGGTGCAGATCCATGCAATACTTTGATGAAGGGGATGGGTGGCGAAAAAGACGCGATCTTGCCGGAGGAGTGTTTACAAATCAAGCTGTCCATTATCTTGATATGCTTCAATGGCTTGTCGGTGCACCGCCTGAATCTGTATATGCCAAAATGGGAACAATCTATGCTGTTGATGTTGAAGATCATGGTGCCGGTATTGTGAAATTTAAAAACGGAGTTATAGGCTCCATTGTATTAACAAATCATGCATACCCCGATGATTATGAGGGGTCTGTGACCATTATTGGGGAATCCGGAATGGTGAAGATCGGGGGGAAAAGCATGAACAAAGTTGAAAAATGGGATTTTAAAGATAAAGATATCGAAGATGAATTGATTAAACAAGCGGAAAGTTCACCTCCAACAGTGTATGGATTTGGACATACTGAGATGTATGAGCGGGTGGGAAACTATTTATTAACAGGTGAAAAGGACAATTCTCTGATTGACGGCTATGAAGGAAGACGAGCTGTCGCATTAATGGATTCTCTCTATTTGTCTGATAAGCTTTGCAAAGAGGTGAAATTCCCCATTGGAAAAAGATAG
- a CDS encoding class I SAM-dependent methyltransferase — MEKDRLYACCPVCRSEKIIDLQKHVRGCDQAKVFYCRNCQHGFLTDCTLGNDYYRKEYDTFLSERSKDTSWMSPKEHVQKRFCEARERIQWLSHYIKFGDAESILELGCSSGAFLLALKELYPEKNIQGVEPSDMHRQCALDLSLKVASSNMELKGAKFDVIIAFFVLEHILNPGAWLKELCLFADKGSRILMIVPNGREALVSTYPKSNYDQFVWQAPHVSYFSQASLELLFKKNIGRSAKVYQYQRYSLNNHLNWLSGIKPEREETYPHVSETVDTEYKRSLVTHGIADTLLGVVSV, encoded by the coding sequence TTGGAAAAAGATAGGTTGTATGCATGTTGTCCCGTTTGCAGATCTGAAAAAATTATAGATTTGCAAAAACATGTTCGAGGGTGTGATCAGGCAAAGGTGTTTTATTGCCGGAATTGCCAGCATGGATTTCTAACGGATTGTACCCTTGGCAATGATTACTACAGAAAAGAATATGATACGTTTTTGTCAGAGAGATCTAAGGATACTTCTTGGATGTCGCCTAAAGAACACGTACAGAAAAGATTCTGTGAAGCGCGCGAGCGAATTCAGTGGTTATCTCATTATATTAAATTTGGGGATGCAGAATCTATTTTAGAGCTTGGCTGTTCCAGCGGGGCATTTCTTCTCGCCCTCAAAGAGTTGTATCCTGAAAAAAATATCCAGGGGGTAGAGCCCAGCGATATGCATAGACAATGTGCTTTGGATTTATCTTTGAAAGTCGCTTCATCAAACATGGAGTTAAAGGGTGCAAAGTTTGATGTCATCATTGCTTTTTTTGTTCTCGAGCACATTCTTAATCCAGGTGCATGGCTTAAGGAGTTATGTCTTTTTGCAGATAAGGGCAGCAGAATATTGATGATTGTTCCCAATGGCAGGGAGGCTCTTGTTTCAACCTATCCAAAATCAAATTATGATCAGTTTGTATGGCAGGCACCTCATGTCTCCTATTTCTCACAGGCTTCGCTGGAGTTGCTGTTTAAAAAAAACATAGGCCGGAGTGCAAAGGTGTATCAGTATCAACGATATTCTCTTAATAATCATCTGAATTGGCTTTCAGGCATCAAGCCGGAAAGGGAAGAGACTTACCCCCATGTATCGGAAACAGTGGATACAGAATATAAAAGAAGCCTCGTAACCCATGGAATTGCCGATACATTACTTGGAGTCGTGAGCGTATGA
- a CDS encoding aminotransferase class I/II-fold pyridoxal phosphate-dependent enzyme gives MDKNELNVPFPEGMTDEVTKLIDEYLFQAYPSTWNTIEKACILLEHKNNKEVLLVPGSDYALKLCYEALLNPGTGNVGLPDPTYAMNEVYAKIAGASITHFPYEKDLRLNQEAVFKSLSALKMIVLANPNQPTGMLEKDSFILQLLEESHKNNVWVIIDEAYYSFSNYTAAAYVQEFDNLIITRSFSKSYGVAGLRIGAIISCPKNIDYLSKALPVYCVNSIALRLLDVLVKYKPGFDKIHDEFVLQRAEIINYFNGIGCKCFNSDTNFVMVESNSVFDVGDYIRYLNGSDILIRGPWTKLPYMKAFRISVSSKENIGKLKIVTNRFLNM, from the coding sequence TTGGACAAAAATGAGCTTAATGTCCCTTTTCCAGAGGGGATGACCGATGAAGTTACCAAGCTCATTGATGAATATCTCTTCCAGGCATATCCGTCAACCTGGAATACCATAGAGAAAGCATGCATTTTACTTGAACATAAAAATAACAAAGAAGTCCTGCTGGTCCCAGGTTCTGATTATGCTTTAAAGTTGTGTTATGAAGCCCTGCTAAACCCTGGAACAGGCAATGTTGGATTACCTGACCCCACATACGCAATGAATGAAGTGTATGCTAAAATTGCAGGGGCATCAATTACACATTTTCCGTATGAAAAAGATTTAAGGCTTAATCAAGAGGCTGTTTTCAAATCGCTATCCGCATTGAAAATGATTGTTCTTGCCAACCCTAATCAGCCAACTGGAATGCTTGAGAAAGACAGTTTTATTCTTCAGCTGTTGGAAGAATCTCATAAAAATAATGTATGGGTGATAATTGACGAAGCATATTATTCTTTCAGCAACTATACAGCTGCTGCATATGTTCAAGAATTTGATAATTTAATAATTACAAGATCTTTTTCAAAATCATATGGCGTCGCAGGATTGAGAATCGGGGCAATCATTTCATGTCCTAAAAACATAGATTATTTATCAAAAGCCCTGCCAGTATATTGTGTGAATTCCATTGCCTTAAGACTGCTGGACGTTCTGGTGAAATATAAGCCGGGGTTTGATAAAATACATGATGAGTTTGTTCTACAGAGAGCTGAAATAATTAATTATTTTAATGGAATTGGATGTAAATGCTTCAACAGTGATACGAATTTTGTGATGGTGGAGTCCAATTCAGTTTTCGACGTCGGGGACTACATTCGATATTTAAACGGTAGTGATATTCTTATTAGAGGGCCATGGACAAAATTGCCTTATATGAAAGCGTTTAGAATTTCAGTCTCTTCAAAAGAAAATATCGGGAAATTAAAAATAGTCACCAATCGCTTTCTTAACATGTAG
- a CDS encoding class I SAM-dependent methyltransferase translates to MVDNLIYSSEELKQYYVTHRNTWTDFYPSERDIFNIVAGDEKNMGRVFDVGCAAGGLGRALQSQFSITEYVGLDIHEKVIQEGMGKGGFRMPARLYAGDILNSVFAPGELFDVVVSLSCADWNLNPIDILKKCWSYVRPGGNFILTLRLTPYESIVDFSKSYQYIYFGNEKMIEEEVYEKAAYVVFNIKESIKIMQALKPAPKKIIARGYWGTPSLSAVTPYDKLIFSAFAVKKSENTEVDSTMVDIVWPVEALL, encoded by the coding sequence ATGGTAGATAATCTTATATATTCATCGGAAGAGTTAAAGCAGTATTATGTGACTCATCGGAATACATGGACTGATTTTTATCCTTCTGAACGTGATATTTTTAATATCGTTGCAGGCGATGAGAAAAACATGGGGCGTGTTTTTGATGTTGGATGTGCTGCTGGGGGATTGGGAAGAGCGCTTCAATCACAATTTAGTATTACAGAGTATGTAGGGCTTGACATTCATGAAAAAGTAATTCAAGAGGGGATGGGAAAAGGCGGTTTTAGGATGCCTGCACGGCTCTATGCCGGTGATATTTTAAATTCGGTATTTGCTCCAGGTGAGCTTTTTGATGTTGTGGTTTCCTTAAGTTGTGCAGATTGGAACCTTAATCCCATAGATATTCTCAAGAAATGCTGGTCTTATGTTAGACCAGGGGGGAATTTTATTCTTACTTTAAGGCTGACTCCTTATGAATCCATTGTGGATTTTAGCAAAAGCTATCAATACATTTATTTTGGAAATGAAAAAATGATTGAGGAAGAGGTCTATGAAAAAGCAGCGTATGTCGTTTTTAATATCAAGGAAAGTATAAAAATAATGCAGGCGTTAAAACCTGCCCCGAAAAAAATTATAGCAAGAGGTTATTGGGGGACACCTTCATTGTCAGCGGTAACGCCTTACGACAAGTTGATCTTTTCAGCCTTTGCTGTAAAAAAATCTGAGAATACGGAAGTTGATTCGACAATGGTGGATATCGTTTGGCCGGTAGAAGCACTTCTTTAA
- a CDS encoding NAD(P)-dependent oxidoreductase: protein MKSVVFGGAGFVGSHVADALSDAGHVVTIFDQTQSRYLREDQSFFQGDILDPVAVGKCVQNAEYVYNLAGIADLDDAGTVPIETVRQNVLGNAIILDCCVKASVLRYVYASTIYVYSEKGGFYRCSKQACEAYIEEFQRKFGLEFTILRYGTLYGPRSNEKNSIYRYLRQALFEGKIVVATNGIARREYIHVRDAARLSVDILNDKYSNSHVTLTGHQSIYFKDLLNMIKEILNGEVEILEPEEQMPNGNHYEMTPYSYLPKKGYKLASNLFIDLGQGLLEMLDEIDSNKDKK, encoded by the coding sequence ATGAAATCAGTTGTGTTTGGGGGGGCCGGCTTTGTTGGAAGTCATGTTGCAGACGCTTTGAGTGATGCAGGTCACGTGGTTACGATATTTGACCAAACCCAGTCCCGGTACCTGCGTGAGGATCAATCTTTTTTCCAAGGAGATATCTTGGACCCGGTTGCCGTTGGAAAGTGTGTCCAAAACGCAGAGTATGTATACAATTTGGCTGGGATTGCCGATTTGGATGATGCCGGCACTGTACCGATTGAAACAGTCCGGCAGAATGTTTTGGGTAATGCAATTATTTTGGATTGTTGTGTCAAAGCGTCAGTTCTGCGTTATGTATATGCCAGTACGATCTATGTATATAGTGAGAAAGGCGGATTTTATCGCTGTTCCAAACAGGCTTGTGAGGCGTATATAGAAGAGTTTCAGCGAAAATTTGGTTTAGAGTTCACAATCCTTCGGTACGGTACGCTTTATGGGCCAAGATCAAATGAAAAAAATTCAATTTATCGATACCTTAGGCAAGCTTTATTTGAGGGAAAAATTGTTGTGGCTACAAATGGAATCGCAAGAAGAGAATATATCCATGTGCGCGATGCAGCCAGGCTAAGTGTCGATATTCTGAATGATAAGTACAGCAATTCCCACGTTACATTAACGGGTCATCAATCTATATATTTCAAAGATCTTTTAAATATGATTAAGGAAATCCTTAACGGTGAAGTTGAGATCCTTGAGCCAGAAGAACAAATGCCTAATGGAAATCACTATGAAATGACACCATATTCCTATTTGCCCAAAAAGGGATATAAATTGGCATCCAATCTGTTTATTGATTTGGGGCAGGGCTTGCTGGAAATGCTTGATGAAATTGATTCAAACAAAGATAAAAAATAG